A single genomic interval of Helianthus annuus cultivar XRQ/B chromosome 13, HanXRQr2.0-SUNRISE, whole genome shotgun sequence harbors:
- the LOC110901500 gene encoding uncharacterized protein LOC110901500, translating to MSLSEEEQRVVANGDDTSDGGGSTCCRVSNPTENAVSFNLEKKINSEKKRGVKNQISMSIGNNGAHAPHKVCAMPTWLETWESQDAYAALALIGAAVSVAVAYNCYRQLG from the coding sequence ATGAGTTTATCAGAAGAAGAACAAAGGGTTGTAGCAAATGGTGATGACACGTCGGATGGTGGTGGTTCCACCTGCTGTCGGGTTTCAAACCCGACTGAAAATGCAGTGAGTTTTAATCTTGAGAAGAAGATTAATAGTGAAAAGAAAAGGGGAGTCAAAAATCAGATTTCTATGAGTATTGGTAATAATGGTGCACATGCACCACACAAGGTTTGTGCCATGCCAACATGGCTCGAGACGTGGGAGAGTCAAGACGCGTATGCAGCTCTGGCTCTTATTGGTGCTGCTGTCTCGGTTGCGGTCGCCTATAACTGCTACAGACAATTGGGTTGA